In Gadus macrocephalus chromosome 4, ASM3116895v1, the following proteins share a genomic window:
- the socs2 gene encoding suppressor of cytokine signaling 2, with product MRKLEDTRKHHESKHLPQAPLIVFAHTLCQRFKQKFKAFGVTWLVKRPSDVRSAGRLQLDNKVVPPMTCQSSEPPDAIQQHDRRADSDPRAGDSDENRIASAMKDLKNTGWYWGSLTAHEAKEILHDAPEGTFLVRDSSQRDYLFTISAMTSAGPTNLRIEFKDGKFKLDSVVLIKPKLRQFDSVVLLVEHYVQLSRNSSKAGGRDGAKTGGGAAAADNPPAAVALPPAAPSGTVQLLLTKPVYTAAPALQHLCRVSINRSARSVRDLPLPNRLKDYLTDYAFNV from the exons ATGCGGAAACTTGAAGATACGAGGAAACACCATGAGAGCAAACATCTCCCCCAGGCACCGCTGATCGTctttgcacacacactgt GTCAACGTTTCAAGCAGAAGTTCAAAGCGTTTGGAGTCACCTGGCTGGTCAAGCGTCCGTCTGATGTCCGTTCTGCTGGCCGGCTGCAGCTAGACAACAAGGTCGTTCCACCAATGACCTGCCAGTCCTCCGAGCCTCCAGACGCCATCCAGCAGCATGACAGACGGGCGGACAGCGACCCGAGGGCTGGAGACTCCGACGAGAATCGCATCGCGTCGGCTATGAAAGATCTGAAGAACACAG gcTGGTACTGGGGCAGCCTCACGGCTCACGAGGCGAAGGAGATCCTGCACGACGCCCCCGAGGGGACCTTCCTGGTGCGGGACAGCTCGCAGCGGGACTACCTGTTCACCATCTCGGCCATGACGTCGGCCGGCCCCACCAACCTGCGCATCGAGTTCAAGGACGGCAAGTTCAAGCTGGACTCGGTGGTGCTGATCAAGCCCAAGCTGCGTCAGTTCGACAgcgtggtgctgctggtggagcaCTACGTCCAGCTGTCCCGCAACAGCTCCAAGGCCGGCGGGAGGGACGGCGCCAagacggggggcggggcggcggcggcggacaaCCCTCCGGCGGCGGTGGCGTTGCCGCCGGCGGCGCCCAGCGGCACGGTCCAGCTGCTCCTGACCAAGCCGGTGTACACGGCGGCCCCCGCGCTGCAGCATCTCTGCCGCGTGTCCATCAACCGGAGCGCCCGCAGCGTACGGGACCTCCCGCTGCCCAACCGGCTCAAGGACTACCTGACGGACTACGCCTTCAACGtctga
- the cradd gene encoding death domain-containing protein CRADD encodes MDQAHREVLRKQRLYLSNQILVSDTIVQFLYQENILTASHVEEIESQNTSKRKTLSLLDVLPTRGPRAFDLFMESLLQDFSWVRDSLLQLLEAQPAATGPGSEVQLTLSVSKTPRLISFQNIKNINPATLTSSINSFHLTDIHNLLGVGISWHLTIRFRL; translated from the exons ATGGACCAGGCCCACAGGGAGGTGCTACGGAAACAGCGACTGTACCTCTCAAACCAGATACTAGTCAGCGACACGATCGTTCAGTTTCTCTACCAGGAGAATATTTTGACGGCGAGTCACGTTGAAGAGATCGAGTCCCAGAATACCAGCAAGAGGAAAACCCTGAGTCTCCTCGATGTCCTGCCGACTCGGGGACCCCGGGCCTTCGACCTGTTCATGGAGTCGCTGCTCCAGGACTTCTCCTGGGTCAGAGACAGTCTGCTGCAGCTGCTAGAGGCGCAGCCTGCAGCCACCGGACCGGGCTCTGAGG TGCAActcactctctccgtctctaaAACACCACGCCTCATTTCATTCCAGAATATAAAGAACATCAACCCTGCCACTCTCACTTCAAGTATCAACTCCTTCCACCTCACTGACATCCACAATctattaggggtgggaatctcttggcacctcacgattcgattccgattatga